Proteins found in one Diorhabda carinulata isolate Delta chromosome 11, icDioCari1.1, whole genome shotgun sequence genomic segment:
- the LOC130899413 gene encoding radial spoke head protein 3 homolog B: protein MTLEDRPILRRQRAQPRRSSKDNLEVDIRNGSAGNIAKNEYVFSSSPRALYTNRKMYKGSDVPYANVMFERRVFRGTNFGANKCEGDGESAAARAAEAQRRAKARTRAQNMKVSLRLGSPPAISGRKHERIQTENYLEEIFVTPPVADICTQTDLFLERPVSPFYVPAKTGADVETQIYPGDLFDFDLEVQPILEVLVGKTIEQSLIEVLEEEELAALREQQRKFLEIRAAETAEALRLEEREKRLFKEKERRMAELEEGLKNQKEMEEKIAAAVLMQGYLANLLPSVLEGLESDGFLLDNIKQDLEDSFMPWLLKEVTGEMQDMVSSRDILADIVREILENRADLYVALDKEIVEVAEEGTDNIQDEQLQDHMKLQEEIRKKLEENQSK, encoded by the coding sequence ATGACTCTCGAAGACAGACCTATTTTAAGAAGGCAACGAGCTCAGCCCAGAAGATCCTCGAAAGACAACCTCGAAGTAGATATACGTAATGGAAGTGCGGGTAACATCGCCAAAAATGAATACGTATTTTCCAGTTCCCCTCGAGCGTTATAcacaaatagaaaaatgtataaagGAAGTGATGTGCCGTACGCTAACGTTATGTTCGAAAGAAGAGTTTTCAGAGGAACTAATTTCGGAGCAAATAAATGCGAAGGTGACGGCGAATCGGCCGCAGCGAGAGCCGCGGAAGCTCAAAGAAGAGCAAAAGCAAGAACACGTGCCCAAAATATGAAAGTGTCTTTACGACTTGGTTCTCCTCCGGCGATTTCTGGTAGAAAACACGAACGGATACAAACCGAGAATTATTTGGAAGAAATATTCGTAACTCCACCCGTCGCCGATATATGCACACAGACAGATTTATTCTTAGAGAGACCAGTATCTCCATTTTATGTTCCCGCCAAAACCGGCGCCGATGTAGAAACACAAATTTATCCTGGTGATTTGTTCGATTTCGATTTGGAAGTGCAACCAATACTCGAGGTACTTGTGGGTAAGACAATAGAACAATCATTAATAGAAGTTTTGGAAGAGGAAGAATTAGCAGCCCTTAGAGAACAACAAAGAAAATTCTTGGAAATAAGGGCCGCCGAAACTGCCGAAGCTTTGAGGTTGGAAGAAAGAGAAAAGAgattattcaaagaaaaagaacgaagAATGGCAGAACTGGAAGAAGGATTGAAGAATCAAAAAGAGATGGAAGAAAAGATAGCAGCAGCTGTATTGATGCAAGGATATTTAGCAAACCTCCTTCCTTCAGTGTTAGAAGGTTTAGAATCAGACGGCTTCCTTTTGGATAACATCAAACAAGATTTGGAAGATTCATTTATGCCTTGGTTACTTAAAGAAGTCACAGGGGAGATGCAAGATATGGTTAGTAGTAGAGATATTCTTGCTGATATAGTTAGGGAGATTTTAGAAAATCGTGCGGATTTATACGTCGCATTGGATAAAGAAATCGTAGAAGTTGCCGAAGAAGGTACGGATAATATTCAAGATGAGCAGTTGCAAGATCATATGAAATTACAagaagaaattcgaaaaaaattggaggaaaatcaatcaaaataa